A window of the Henckelia pumila isolate YLH828 chromosome 3, ASM3356847v2, whole genome shotgun sequence genome harbors these coding sequences:
- the LOC140891703 gene encoding agamous-like MADS-box protein AGL15 isoform X2: MGRGKIEIKKIENSNSRQVTFSKRRGGLLKKARELAVLCDADVAVIIFSSTGRLFDFSSSDMKKILSRYNKCQDSPPVPALEYKPEEQQHEEVDELKEEILKLKSKQLQLLGKDLTGTGLQELREIEEQLTEGLLSVKERKEQILTQQLAQSRLQKVVLENETLRRQVQEFQGFLSTTNFPSPPYIQYQLMEKCNSTIKDGSRSPETTCDNCLDEDSDTTLHLGPPAGIRTKKAIETETHSSSS; encoded by the exons ATGGGTAGGGGCAAGATCGAGATAAAAAAGATCGAGAATTCGAATAGCAGGCAAGTTACCTTCTCCAAGAGAAGGGGTGGCCTTTTGAAGAAGGCCAGAGAACTGGCTGTGTTGTGTGATGCCGATGTTGCTGTTATTATTTTCTCCAGCACTGGGAGGCTGTTCGATTTCTCTAGCTCCGA CATGAAAAAGATACTTTCAAGATATAACAAGTGCCAGGATTCTCCTCCGGTTCCTGCACTGGAGTACAAGCCAGAG gaGCAGCAACACGAGGAAGTGGATGAACTCAAAGAGGAGATATTGAAACTCAAATCAAAGCAACT GCAATTGTTGGGTAAAGACCTCACAGGCACCGGCCTACAAGAACTGCGGGAAATCGAAGAACAATTGACCGAAGGGCTGCTGAGCGTTAAGGAGAGGAAG GAGCAAATATTAACGCAGCAACTAGCACAATCTAGATTACAG AAGGTTGTGTTGGAGAATGAGACCTTACGAAGGCAG GTTCAAGAGTTTCAAGGTTTTCTATCGACCACCAATTTTCCGTCACCACCTTATATTCAGTATCAACTAATGGAAAAGTGCAACTCAACCATCAAAGATGGCTCCAGAAGCCCTGAAACTACATGTGACAATTGTCTAGATGAAGACTCCGACACCACCCTTCACTTAGG GCCCCCCGCTGGTATTCGTACGAAGAAGGCAATTGAGACTGAAACACATTCCAGCAGTTCTTAG
- the LOC140891703 gene encoding MADS-box transcription factor 23 isoform X3, whose amino-acid sequence MGRGKIEIKKIENSNSRQVTFSKRRGGLLKKARELAVLCDADVAVIIFSSTGRLFDFSSSDMKKILSRYNKCQDSPPVPALEYKPEEQQHEEVDELKEEILKLKSKQLQLLGKDLTGTGLQELREIEEQLTEGLLSVKERKKVVLENETLRRQVQEFQGFLSTTNFPSPPYIQYQLMEKCNSTIKDGSRSPETTCDNCLDEDSDTTLHLGPPAGIRTKKAIETETHSSSS is encoded by the exons ATGGGTAGGGGCAAGATCGAGATAAAAAAGATCGAGAATTCGAATAGCAGGCAAGTTACCTTCTCCAAGAGAAGGGGTGGCCTTTTGAAGAAGGCCAGAGAACTGGCTGTGTTGTGTGATGCCGATGTTGCTGTTATTATTTTCTCCAGCACTGGGAGGCTGTTCGATTTCTCTAGCTCCGA CATGAAAAAGATACTTTCAAGATATAACAAGTGCCAGGATTCTCCTCCGGTTCCTGCACTGGAGTACAAGCCAGAG gaGCAGCAACACGAGGAAGTGGATGAACTCAAAGAGGAGATATTGAAACTCAAATCAAAGCAACT GCAATTGTTGGGTAAAGACCTCACAGGCACCGGCCTACAAGAACTGCGGGAAATCGAAGAACAATTGACCGAAGGGCTGCTGAGCGTTAAGGAGAGGAAG AAGGTTGTGTTGGAGAATGAGACCTTACGAAGGCAG GTTCAAGAGTTTCAAGGTTTTCTATCGACCACCAATTTTCCGTCACCACCTTATATTCAGTATCAACTAATGGAAAAGTGCAACTCAACCATCAAAGATGGCTCCAGAAGCCCTGAAACTACATGTGACAATTGTCTAGATGAAGACTCCGACACCACCCTTCACTTAGG GCCCCCCGCTGGTATTCGTACGAAGAAGGCAATTGAGACTGAAACACATTCCAGCAGTTCTTAG
- the LOC140891703 gene encoding agamous-like MADS-box protein AGL15 isoform X1, producing the protein MGRGKIEIKKIENSNSRQVTFSKRRGGLLKKARELAVLCDADVAVIIFSSTGRLFDFSSSDMKKILSRYNKCQDSPPVPALEYKPEEQQHEEVDELKEEILKLKSKQLQLLGKDLTGTGLQELREIEEQLTEGLLSVKERKEQILTQQLAQSRLQEQKVVLENETLRRQVQEFQGFLSTTNFPSPPYIQYQLMEKCNSTIKDGSRSPETTCDNCLDEDSDTTLHLGPPAGIRTKKAIETETHSSSS; encoded by the exons ATGGGTAGGGGCAAGATCGAGATAAAAAAGATCGAGAATTCGAATAGCAGGCAAGTTACCTTCTCCAAGAGAAGGGGTGGCCTTTTGAAGAAGGCCAGAGAACTGGCTGTGTTGTGTGATGCCGATGTTGCTGTTATTATTTTCTCCAGCACTGGGAGGCTGTTCGATTTCTCTAGCTCCGA CATGAAAAAGATACTTTCAAGATATAACAAGTGCCAGGATTCTCCTCCGGTTCCTGCACTGGAGTACAAGCCAGAG gaGCAGCAACACGAGGAAGTGGATGAACTCAAAGAGGAGATATTGAAACTCAAATCAAAGCAACT GCAATTGTTGGGTAAAGACCTCACAGGCACCGGCCTACAAGAACTGCGGGAAATCGAAGAACAATTGACCGAAGGGCTGCTGAGCGTTAAGGAGAGGAAG GAGCAAATATTAACGCAGCAACTAGCACAATCTAGATTACAG GAACAGAAGGTTGTGTTGGAGAATGAGACCTTACGAAGGCAG GTTCAAGAGTTTCAAGGTTTTCTATCGACCACCAATTTTCCGTCACCACCTTATATTCAGTATCAACTAATGGAAAAGTGCAACTCAACCATCAAAGATGGCTCCAGAAGCCCTGAAACTACATGTGACAATTGTCTAGATGAAGACTCCGACACCACCCTTCACTTAGG GCCCCCCGCTGGTATTCGTACGAAGAAGGCAATTGAGACTGAAACACATTCCAGCAGTTCTTAG